One window from the genome of Bacteroidales bacterium encodes:
- a CDS encoding isoprenylcysteine carboxylmethyltransferase family protein: MIPVWLLGIFIGIINKKGLNRATDMSWYTLKDKISSFISMFSMIFFMMISLFISPMFESILFYIGLLLIIIGLLGHIISKINYLNAPEDKAIVTGLYRYSRNPMYFFFLLVLIGSSIIAQSLILMIVCFISLISTHLIILGEERYCKERYGDSYIEYMKKVPRYFLFV; the protein is encoded by the coding sequence GTGATTCCAGTATGGTTATTAGGGATTTTTATAGGAATCATAAATAAAAAGGGACTCAATAGAGCTACTGATATGTCTTGGTATACCCTAAAAGATAAAATATCATCATTTATTAGTATGTTTTCTATGATTTTTTTTATGATGATATCACTTTTTATTTCTCCAATGTTTGAATCTATATTATTTTACATTGGACTTTTATTGATTATCATAGGATTATTAGGACATATTATATCAAAAATTAACTATCTGAATGCGCCAGAAGACAAGGCAATTGTAACCGGATTGTATAGATATTCAAGAAATCCAATGTATTTTTTCTTTTTGTTAGTATTAATAGGTTCATCTATAATAGCACAATCTTTAATCTTGATGATAGTCTGCTTCATTTCTTTAATTTCAACACATTTGATAATATTAGGAGAAGAAAGATACTGTAAAGAAAGATATGGAGACTCTTATATTGAGTATATGAAGAAAGTGCCGAGATACTTTTTGTTTGTTTGA
- a CDS encoding SpoIIE family protein phosphatase — MKWFLNKWHNLSNLGVKPDMTLSFQKKVVLSNQLSVIFFFILFVLHIFMFFFYISLPVTSFLSIFIILTVPVLNKFGYHKLNAVLLSTLTPFFIFLFSAISKIDENNNVPIIAYIFPRLLLISTLTLPFIFIDKKHKWLMFATVLFTLACIFLMDPFDNLIDAGLFQVNLDISSYYLINMFVLFPIAIIMFGLIFLTNINAKYEDRIIRYVDELQTKNELLDEQKQTIQKTFNTIEIKNKNITASINYASRIQTAMLPDKDFLNLFPYRYFILFKPRDIVSGDFYWMKKIDKKIIIVAADCTGHGVPGAFVSMLGIAFLNEIVNKKEVKTAAQILEELRTQVKISLNQTDPDSGTKDGMDIALCIIDTQTNLLQFAGAYNPLYIIRNNELIEIKATRNPIGIYIKEKPFADNEIQLQNYDKIYLFSDGYVDQFGGEKNTKFLTKRFKQLLLDISSSPLEEQKQILNTNIEKWKKDIVQNDDMLIIGFEIQSN; from the coding sequence ATGAAATGGTTTTTAAATAAATGGCATAATTTATCAAATCTCGGTGTAAAACCGGATATGACCTTATCGTTTCAAAAGAAAGTAGTCCTGTCAAATCAACTTTCGGTTATTTTCTTCTTTATCCTTTTTGTGTTGCACATTTTCATGTTTTTTTTCTACATATCATTACCTGTTACATCTTTTCTGTCAATTTTTATAATCCTGACAGTTCCGGTTCTCAATAAATTTGGTTATCATAAATTAAATGCGGTTTTATTATCTACCCTTACCCCATTTTTTATTTTTTTGTTCAGCGCAATTTCAAAAATAGATGAAAACAACAATGTTCCGATAATTGCTTATATTTTTCCAAGATTATTATTGATTTCAACCTTAACCTTGCCATTCATTTTTATTGACAAAAAACATAAATGGCTGATGTTTGCAACAGTTCTTTTTACATTAGCCTGTATTTTTTTGATGGATCCGTTTGATAATTTAATTGATGCAGGTTTATTTCAGGTTAATTTGGATATTAGCTCATATTATTTAATTAACATGTTTGTTCTTTTTCCTATTGCAATTATTATGTTTGGCTTGATTTTCTTAACCAACATAAATGCAAAATATGAAGATAGAATAATTCGATACGTTGACGAATTGCAAACTAAGAATGAATTGTTGGATGAGCAAAAACAAACAATACAAAAAACTTTTAACACCATTGAAATAAAAAACAAAAATATAACCGCCAGCATCAATTATGCAAGTCGCATACAAACGGCTATGCTGCCCGACAAAGATTTTTTAAATTTATTTCCTTACCGGTATTTTATCCTTTTCAAGCCGCGCGATATAGTAAGCGGTGATTTTTACTGGATGAAAAAAATCGATAAAAAAATTATAATTGTAGCAGCAGATTGTACAGGACATGGTGTGCCGGGTGCTTTTGTAAGTATGCTGGGCATTGCATTTCTTAACGAAATTGTAAATAAAAAAGAGGTAAAAACAGCAGCACAAATACTTGAAGAACTCAGAACACAGGTAAAAATTTCATTAAACCAAACTGACCCCGATAGTGGAACCAAAGACGGAATGGATATAGCACTTTGTATAATCGACACACAAACAAATCTGTTGCAATTTGCCGGTGCTTACAATCCGCTATACATTATCAGAAATAACGAACTTATAGAAATTAAAGCTACACGCAATCCGATAGGAATTTATATAAAAGAAAAGCCGTTTGCTGATAACGAAATACAATTACAAAACTATGACAAAATCTATTTGTTTTCTGATGGTTATGTTGACCAATTCGGAGGAGAAAAAAATACGAAATTTCTTACAAAAAGATTTAAGCAACTTTTATTAGATATTTCAAGCAGCCCGTTAGAAGAACAAAAGCAAATATTAAATACAAACATTGAAAAATGGAAAAAAGATATAGTGCAAAATGACGATATGCTAATTATAG